The stretch of DNA GTTAAGTCTGGGGGATGCAAAATCTCCGTCTATAACTATTAGTTTCTCGCCGAAGGTGGAAGATGAATCTGGTTTCACTTCTGACTCTTACGAAGTACATACGCTTGGGGCAAACCATGCTTATGGTAATTCTTCCAATGGGGGTGTAGGAGACAGTACTGAGGCAAAAATGTTCCCTCAGTTAGGTCAAATGGTTCCTGGGAACTTTACTTCTCAAGCAAGAGTTTCTTCTGCAGATTTGGGTAACGAAGAGTCTTCCTCGCCTCTTGCAGACGAGCGGAAGCCGAGAAAAAGAGGGAGAAAGCCTGCCAATGGACGAGAGGAACCGCTGAATCACGTTGAAGCCGAGAGGCAAAGACGGGAGAAGCTTAACCAGAGATTCTATGCCTTAAGAGCTGTTGTTCCCAACATTTCCAAAATGGACAAGGCTTCTTTGCTTGGCGATGCTATCACCCATATCACTGATCTCCAGAAGAAGATCAAGCTATTGGAAACCGAAAAAAACATGGTAAACAATAAGGGCCAGCAGTTGTCGTTTCAAGATATCGATTTTCAGGCTAGACAGGACGATGCGATTGTGAGAGTGAGCTGTCCCATGGATATTCACCCGGTTTCTGGAATTGTGAAAATATTCAGAGAGCATCAAATTGTAGCTCAAGAGGCCAATGTTTCAACTGCACAGGATAAGGTAATTCATACATTTTCCATCAGAACTCAAGGAGGTGAAGCAGCTGCTGTACAGTTGAAAGAAAAGCTTGAAGCATCGTTATCCAAAAATTAATGGTGAAAGTATAGTTATTATGTAGTGTATATCTCAATGCAAACTATGGTTGTATGGTTTTTTATGCTAGCTGACATGACATGCTAGAGTTGCTAGGAAACTTTTGTTAATTGTTATAATCTAAATTGTAAGATATGGAGCTAGAAATCCTTTTGAACATCCCAAAATGGTTAATCCGTCATTGATTATCTCTTACCAAATGCATGATTTGAGCTTGAATTAAATGCAACATTCTATGAACTTATGGAGTATAACCAAATAAGGTGCCATATAGTTGTAGCGGCtaagatatttatatttttgccaTAACTAGCTATTTCACTTCACCATTGAGATAAACTGGCTCTGTGTAGAGATTTGCAATCTttagaattaatattttattgtcttGTATGTACAATTTAAATTGTAGTTGCAGGGACATCGATATACAGAGGTCTGAGTTCGAATAAGAGATTCTCTACAATTTAAGTGTGTGAGTTCAGCTGTTAGgctatttgaaaaagaaaaaagatttcaTTTGTAGACACAAAGTTATCATTTTCTAAGTATCAGTTTGTAGTTTGCTGATTCTAGCTGCAATTATTACTTATTCGTTTCAATGAAGATTTTAGGCAAAGATAGACTATAAATCctttatcttatttaattataatatttagattctttatttt from Cicer arietinum cultivar CDC Frontier isolate Library 1 chromosome 3, Cicar.CDCFrontier_v2.0, whole genome shotgun sequence encodes:
- the LOC101508745 gene encoding transcription factor MTB3, with translation MKKGERFFENQEDKAMLESVLGTEAVTFFSSAVSKHVFSDVVVPPNMDLGIHKRLCHLVKGSKWSYAILWQVAGLKSGGYVLKYGDGHCEDLKVDKRNEKDGEKDDFRRKVLGKLHACWGGSDSIENVYKKLDNVSDLYMLYLTSVYYVFGFNSQYGPGNSFKCVKPSWAADAGSCSNQYESRSFLAKSAGFQTVVFVPLKTGVVEFGSMELMPEEQGFLDLVRTTFGESSSGQAKVVPKIFGRELSLGDAKSPSITISFSPKVEDESGFTSDSYEVHTLGANHAYGNSSNGGVGDSTEAKMFPQLGQMVPGNFTSQARVSSADLGNEESSSPLADERKPRKRGRKPANGREEPLNHVEAERQRREKLNQRFYALRAVVPNISKMDKASLLGDAITHITDLQKKIKLLETEKNMVNNKGQQLSFQDIDFQARQDDAIVRVSCPMDIHPVSGIVKIFREHQIVAQEANVSTAQDKVIHTFSIRTQGGEAAAVQLKEKLEASLSKN